Below is a genomic region from Negativicutes bacterium.
ACCAAATGTAGCCAGCTATCAAACGTCAAGTGGCAAAATGAAAATTATATTCTGGGAACATAAGGCTTTTTATCCCTTAAGACAGCGAAAACAATGTTGCATAATTTATGTGTAACAGCCCCAATAGCCGTCATATAGTCTTTTCCTTCGTCGCGTTTCTTCTGGTAAAAAGCAGACATGACCGGATCTTTTTGCGCAGCAACCGTTGCGGCATTCCAGAGCGCTCTGCGCAGATAAGGTGAGCCTCGCTTCGACATCGTGTTGTGCGTTGAAGTGAAATTACCGGATTGTTTAATCGAAGGATCAATACCGGCAAACGCCGCCAGTTTCTTCGGATTTTCAAAATTATCAATATTGCCGATTTCCGAGTAGATCACCGCAGCCGAAGTGACTCCCACGCCAATAATAGTATCCAAATAGCATTCACATTGGGAATAGATCTGCTCAATCTTATTCTCAATTGCGTCAATCTGTTCTTCAATGAATTGAATCAGATCCACGGTTTGGTGTAATTCAAAGCATAGAGCAGCGTTCGCTCTATTCACACCAACAGTGTGTCTGCAGGCGCTGCGGATCTCGAGCGCTTTTTCCTCACCGAAACTGCCGTGGGAATGCTTCGCTAAAAAATCAGCCAACCGTTTTGTGCCGAGCTTCAGAATGGCATCCGGTGACGGATACTTGCTGAGCAACTCCAGCGAAGTTTTACCGAAAATATTGGAAAATAGCTTGTGATATTCCGGAAAAAGGTGATCCAACACACCAATTACATGGTTTTTGTGTTTTGCAATCTCATCAACCAAAGAACAACGGTAACGGCATAACTCGCGCAAGTTCTGGACATCCTCCGTTTGCACTGCTACATCGGAATAACGACCCATGCGGATCACATCCGCGATATAACCGCAATCCACCGTATCCGTCTTGGTTTTACGGACAGACATGCGCCGTATGGCGTCGGTGAGCAGGGGATTGACCACATGCAATTCAATTCCTAAATCGAGTAAAGCACAATAAAGATTCAGCCAGTAATGACCGGTGGCTTCCATGCCGACGCAAATCGTATCTTGCTTTTGGTAAAAAGCGACCTTCTGCAAAAACAATTGAAAGCCCTCTTCGGAATTTTCAAATGCAAACGAGGGAGCCAGCGCTTGACCACTGGCGTCCACCGCGATCGCCTGGTGACGGAATTTACCGATGTCTACGCCAAAAGTAATCATTTACAGCAACTCCTCAAACTGGAATGCGGCAAAGGATGATCTCTCTGACGCTGACAGCTGCAACCTCGCGTGAAATACAAGGATTTTACCCTATCCAGCCAATACGCAGATTTCTGTCAGATCAGAGGCAACACTCTACATCACAGGAACGATTCCCAGGGAACAGTACGTTGACCTCTGCCTGACAAAATTATACCACAAAGGGCAAACCCCTTGGATACCTAAAGAGTGGCTTTGGCTCGCTTCCTGTACCCTGTAAATGAGTTACCTTGGCACTACTAGTATATACGAGGGAACGGTCTTGACCGTTTCGCAACGTATCGCATAAATCAGCTTGATATGCTTATGCTTATGGGTAACGCGGAATGGTCAAGACCATTCCCTACCTTGCACAATGTTAATAACTGACATGCAACGGTATGTATACAAACGCCAAAATACATGGACCA
It encodes:
- a CDS encoding IS110 family transposase; protein product: MITFGVDIGKFRHQAIAVDASGQALAPSFAFENSEEGFQLFLQKVAFYQKQDTICVGMEATGHYWLNLYCALLDLGIELHVVNPLLTDAIRRMSVRKTKTDTVDCGYIADVIRMGRYSDVAVQTEDVQNLRELCRYRCSLVDEIAKHKNHVIGVLDHLFPEYHKLFSNIFGKTSLELLSKYPSPDAILKLGTKRLADFLAKHSHGSFGEEKALEIRSACRHTVGVNRANAALCFELHQTVDLIQFIEEQIDAIENKIEQIYSQCECYLDTIIGVGVTSAAVIYSEIGNIDNFENPKKLAAFAGIDPSIKQSGNFTSTHNTMSKRGSPYLRRALWNAATVAAQKDPVMSAFYQKKRDEGKDYMTAIGAVTHKLCNIVFAVLRDKKPYVPRI